The Listeria monocytogenes genome window below encodes:
- a CDS encoding YwqG family protein, with translation MEQLFDILPSEWAERFLETEKERIELHFKDAGTLSLLQSKAGGRGYLPKEQGYPVTEEGKPLSLLAQINFSEMPQMENYPEFGLLAFYVDYQDDLYGLNFENPTSQDGFRVFFFDDLGSESLTAEEQDAFFEDVAKTDFYPVVNGEFKIAGQVSDQILLQDSFDFENEFGSNFYELADQIFADEEDKADELYHLANEGSQLGGYPFFTQEDPRMYSENPHHDTLLFQLASEDFNENRMAIMWGDCGVANFFINKQDLINQDFSNIMYNWDCS, from the coding sequence ATGGAACAACTTTTTGATATACTTCCAAGTGAATGGGCCGAACGTTTTTTGGAAACAGAAAAAGAGCGGATAGAGTTGCATTTTAAAGATGCGGGCACACTTTCCTTGTTACAAAGTAAAGCTGGTGGCCGAGGTTATTTACCGAAAGAACAAGGCTATCCGGTGACGGAAGAAGGTAAGCCACTTTCGTTATTAGCACAAATTAATTTTTCGGAAATGCCACAAATGGAAAATTATCCGGAGTTTGGCTTGCTTGCTTTTTATGTAGATTATCAAGATGATTTATACGGACTTAATTTTGAAAATCCAACGAGCCAAGACGGTTTTCGGGTGTTTTTCTTTGATGACTTGGGAAGTGAGAGCTTAACTGCCGAAGAACAAGATGCATTTTTTGAAGATGTAGCGAAAACAGATTTTTACCCTGTTGTAAACGGTGAATTTAAAATAGCTGGCCAAGTTTCAGATCAAATTCTATTACAAGATAGCTTTGATTTTGAAAATGAATTTGGAAGTAATTTTTATGAATTAGCTGATCAAATTTTCGCTGATGAGGAAGATAAGGCTGACGAGTTATATCATCTAGCGAATGAGGGCAGTCAGCTCGGCGGGTACCCTTTCTTCACCCAGGAAGATCCACGTATGTATTCAGAAAATCCACATCATGACACGCTTTTGTTCCAATTAGCCTCCGAAGACTTTAATGAAAATAGAATGGCAATTATGTGGGGCGACTGCGGTGTCGCGAACTTCTTCATCAATAAACAAGATTTAATCAACCAGGACTTTTCTAACATTATGTATAACTGGGATTGCTCATAA
- a CDS encoding NAD(P)/FAD-dependent oxidoreductase produces the protein MSKPKIVILGAGYGGLKTLRKLQQRNLEAEIVLVNKNDYHHETTWLHEAAAGTIEPEKLMYPLDKVVNNTKTTFIQDTVVKINKEEKTVTLDANGDISYDYLLIALGSEAETFGISGLKEYAFTITSVESVKKIRAHIEAQFAKWKTDPRDELLTIIVGGAGFTGIEFLGELTNRIPELVKEYDVPREKVRIYCMEAAPKVLPQFDAKLVDYGVGVLEDRGVEFHVGKPVKEATADGVKYAESENEVREIKAATIIWAAGVRGNSVIEASGFEAGRGRVKVNNNLTVPGNEEILIVGDCSLIINPANDRPFPPTAQIAMQQADVAAVNLAKLVKGETDLQDFVYHEKGTVCSLGDNDAIGVVFGKNLKGYPASVMKKVIDDRALLLIGGSSVLASKGKFKFYK, from the coding sequence ATGAGTAAACCAAAAATTGTCATTCTCGGAGCAGGATACGGGGGACTAAAAACTTTACGTAAGTTACAACAAAGAAACTTGGAAGCCGAAATCGTTCTAGTGAATAAGAATGACTATCACCACGAAACGACTTGGTTACATGAAGCAGCAGCTGGAACAATTGAACCAGAAAAATTAATGTATCCATTAGACAAAGTCGTTAACAATACAAAAACGACATTTATCCAAGATACAGTAGTAAAAATTAATAAAGAGGAAAAAACAGTCACACTAGATGCGAATGGTGATATCAGCTATGACTATTTATTAATTGCACTTGGGTCAGAAGCAGAAACATTTGGAATCAGTGGTTTGAAAGAATATGCCTTCACTATTACAAGTGTAGAATCCGTTAAAAAAATCCGTGCGCACATTGAAGCGCAGTTTGCTAAATGGAAAACAGACCCACGCGATGAATTATTAACAATTATCGTTGGTGGCGCTGGCTTTACTGGAATTGAGTTTCTTGGGGAATTAACTAATCGTATTCCAGAATTAGTGAAAGAATATGATGTACCACGTGAAAAAGTTCGTATTTACTGTATGGAAGCTGCTCCGAAAGTATTACCACAATTTGATGCGAAACTCGTTGATTATGGCGTTGGTGTACTGGAAGATCGCGGCGTAGAATTCCATGTTGGTAAACCAGTCAAAGAAGCTACAGCTGACGGCGTAAAATATGCAGAAAGTGAAAATGAAGTTCGTGAAATCAAAGCGGCAACGATTATTTGGGCTGCCGGAGTTCGCGGAAATAGCGTGATCGAAGCGTCTGGTTTTGAAGCTGGCCGTGGTCGTGTGAAAGTAAACAACAATTTAACCGTTCCTGGTAACGAAGAAATTTTAATTGTTGGTGACTGCTCACTAATCATCAACCCAGCAAATGACCGTCCATTCCCGCCAACTGCCCAAATCGCAATGCAACAAGCGGATGTGGCTGCAGTGAACTTAGCTAAATTAGTTAAAGGGGAAACCGACCTACAAGATTTTGTATATCATGAAAAAGGAACAGTGTGCTCTCTAGGCGATAACGATGCAATCGGTGTAGTTTTCGGTAAAAACTTGAAAGGCTACCCAGCTTCCGTTATGAAAAAAGTCATTGATGACCGTGCGCTACTACTTATTGGTGGTTCAAGCGTTCTTGCTAGTAAAGGTAAATTTAAATTCTATAAATAA
- a CDS encoding NAD(P)/FAD-dependent oxidoreductase, with protein sequence MDEKTKIYDITIIGGGPVGLFAAFYAGMRNASVKIIESLPQLGGQLSTLYPEKYIYDIPGYPAVRAQELVNNLIQQMKPFDPTIALEEAVQSVEKQVDGTFEIITKKDTHYSKAVIITAGNGAFEPRRLDLPEAEQYEGKNIHYFINDLSRFSGRRVAVCGGGDSAVDWALMLEKVASSVAIVHRRNAFRAHEHSVNNLEKSSIAIKTPFIPTEVLGNGDKLTHITLQEVKGDTRETLEIDDFIINYGFVSSLGPIKNWGLELERNSIVVNSKMETSIPGIYCAGDICTYDGKVKLIATGFGEAPTAVNNAMNFIDPKTRVQPMHSTSLFE encoded by the coding sequence TTGGATGAAAAAACAAAAATTTATGATATCACGATCATTGGTGGCGGACCGGTTGGGCTATTTGCTGCTTTTTATGCCGGAATGCGCAATGCGAGTGTGAAAATAATAGAAAGTTTACCACAATTAGGTGGACAACTTTCCACGCTTTATCCTGAAAAATATATTTATGATATTCCAGGCTATCCTGCTGTTCGCGCACAGGAACTTGTTAATAACTTGATTCAACAAATGAAGCCATTTGATCCAACCATTGCACTGGAAGAAGCTGTTCAAAGCGTGGAAAAACAAGTCGATGGCACATTTGAAATCATCACGAAGAAAGATACTCATTATAGTAAAGCAGTTATTATTACCGCTGGAAACGGCGCATTTGAACCGAGACGTTTGGATCTTCCAGAAGCAGAACAATACGAAGGAAAAAACATTCACTATTTCATTAATGACTTGAGTCGTTTTTCAGGTCGTCGGGTTGCCGTTTGTGGTGGTGGGGATTCCGCAGTGGACTGGGCACTCATGCTTGAAAAAGTAGCCAGTTCTGTCGCCATCGTTCATCGTCGTAATGCTTTCCGTGCGCACGAACATAGCGTGAACAATTTAGAAAAATCTTCCATTGCTATCAAAACACCATTTATCCCAACTGAAGTACTCGGTAACGGCGATAAATTAACGCATATTACTTTGCAAGAAGTCAAAGGTGATACAAGGGAAACATTGGAGATTGACGATTTCATCATTAACTATGGTTTCGTTTCTTCGCTTGGTCCAATTAAAAATTGGGGCCTCGAGCTAGAACGTAATTCGATTGTCGTTAATTCAAAAATGGAAACGAGTATCCCAGGAATCTATTGTGCAGGTGATATTTGCACGTATGACGGTAAAGTAAAACTAATCGCGACCGGATTCGGTGAAGCTCCAACAGCCGTTAATAACGCGATGAATTTTATTGATCCAAAAACGCGTGTGCAACCAATGCACTCCACATCTTTATTCGAATAA
- a CDS encoding SDR family oxidoreductase: MNVLVIGANGKIGRLLVEKLAMEKGFFVRAMVRKAEQVSDLEKLGAKPIIADLKKDFHYAYDEIEAVIFTAGSGGHTPASETINIDQNGAIKAIETAKEKGVRRFIIVSSYGADNPENGPESLVHYLKAKQAADEELKRSGLDYTIVRPVGLSDDPATGKIAEVSEKPKTTIPRADVADFISEALTEKSSFYKTYTIESGDTSIKQFFN; this comes from the coding sequence ATGAATGTACTCGTAATTGGCGCAAATGGCAAAATCGGCCGTCTTTTAGTAGAAAAACTCGCCATGGAAAAAGGCTTTTTCGTCCGAGCAATGGTTCGAAAAGCTGAACAAGTAAGCGATCTTGAAAAGCTCGGTGCAAAACCGATTATCGCCGATTTAAAAAAAGATTTCCACTATGCCTATGATGAAATTGAAGCCGTTATTTTCACAGCTGGATCCGGTGGTCATACGCCTGCTTCCGAAACCATCAACATTGACCAAAACGGCGCCATCAAAGCCATCGAAACTGCTAAAGAAAAAGGTGTACGTCGGTTCATCATTGTTAGCTCTTATGGCGCCGACAATCCAGAAAACGGTCCCGAATCCCTCGTCCATTATTTAAAAGCCAAACAAGCAGCCGATGAAGAACTAAAAAGAAGCGGTCTCGACTACACCATCGTCCGCCCAGTTGGACTTTCAGATGATCCAGCCACTGGCAAAATCGCTGAAGTTTCCGAAAAACCTAAGACGACTATCCCGCGTGCGGATGTTGCAGATTTTATTAGTGAAGCTTTAACCGAAAAATCAAGTTTCTATAAAACCTACACCATCGAAAGTGGTGACACATCTATCAAGCAATTTTTTAACTAA
- a CDS encoding YuzB family protein: MNPIVEFCVNNLASGADAAFAKLDADDSLDVIEYDCLTYCDLCATSLFALVDGEVVRGETAEELVANIYTFLEENPF; encoded by the coding sequence ATGAATCCGATTGTGGAATTTTGCGTGAATAATTTGGCGAGCGGGGCAGATGCTGCCTTTGCGAAATTAGATGCGGATGATAGTTTAGATGTGATTGAATATGATTGTCTGACATATTGTGATTTATGCGCGACGAGTTTGTTTGCTTTAGTGGACGGGGAAGTGGTTCGCGGAGAAACAGCAGAGGAATTAGTTGCGAATATATATACATTTTTGGAAGAGAATCCATTTTAA
- a CDS encoding YuzD family protein has protein sequence MVNEAKLYVYGSTTICASCVGAPSSKETEEWLRAAIGRKFSGQPFVVEYVDIFNPPNETALADMANKIVEEDYMYPVIVVDGEIIAEGNPRLKDIYQVMTDRGYLATM, from the coding sequence ATGGTAAATGAAGCGAAATTATATGTTTATGGTTCAACGACTATTTGTGCGAGTTGCGTCGGAGCGCCATCCTCGAAGGAAACAGAGGAATGGCTTCGAGCTGCGATTGGTCGGAAGTTTTCTGGGCAGCCATTTGTGGTGGAGTATGTGGATATTTTTAATCCGCCGAATGAAACGGCTTTAGCGGATATGGCGAATAAAATTGTCGAGGAAGATTATATGTACCCAGTCATTGTGGTTGATGGTGAAATTATCGCGGAAGGCAATCCTCGGTTGAAAGATATTTATCAAGTAATGACCGACCGTGGTTACTTAGCAACGATGTAA
- a CDS encoding MucBP domain-containing protein — MQKISKIMLVLFLMTTLFLPFSNARAASTDVVNIPDSYLKEGLKTIVGNPFLTELTEANLETITIADISYMYSSPGYAVTGLIRDLTGLEKAVNMTKLYFSNQTAITNLNQIKNLPNLKKIVGVTTGLNDIKALSEMPALEEVELGGDYITDFSPLLEKENLKSFSYNSYAWLDPAYHQINNEEFEKFANLKSLENLDVTWNNITDLAALTANDHIKNLNLSYNKFTNVAPIATMKELKVLYLNNNNLTSIDSLNTLRGLSIAYADNNNITDLSKLKDFFEGMDIVGDYKGLQVNNQTITLPTINIKEGATAISNNPTLDIDGEKMPVSSISDGGTVSTDNKTVSFANLPVGNKTVTYKATFTATSAKGVPLSYSLKVSQPITVSEKTDSTVNVFYKDENGNELATSETISGKSGENYQTIEKTITNYKLKEIEGQASGQFSDRDATVTYVYEKVDGAPVTVKYVDGDGNELATSDTLNGKIDATYQSTAKSITGWTVKTTPTNANGVFTNANQTVTYVYEKADGAPVTVKYVDGDGNELTTSDTLNGKIDAPYQSTAKSITGWTVKTTPANANGVFTNTNQTVTYVYEKADGAPVTVKYVDGDGNELATPDTLNGKIDAPYQSTAKSLSGWTIKTTPTNATGVFTNSNQTVTYVYEKADGAPVTVKYVDADGNELATPDTLNGKLDTSYTATAKNLSGWKLTATPANANGVFTTDNQTVTFIYAKQEDDPKKEDTTPSNTKPDKNKTAIKINENKPKASKVTTIKKQTTLPKTGDNQQDSILFGLIGTCFVLLGIYSISKKNS, encoded by the coding sequence ATGCAAAAAATAAGCAAAATAATGTTAGTTTTGTTTTTAATGACAACCCTATTCTTACCTTTTAGTAATGCGCGGGCAGCATCAACTGATGTAGTAAATATCCCGGATTCATATTTAAAAGAAGGTCTTAAAACTATCGTAGGAAATCCGTTCTTAACAGAATTGACTGAAGCAAATCTTGAGACGATTACTATAGCAGATATTTCCTATATGTATAGTTCACCTGGATATGCTGTCACTGGGTTAATTAGAGATTTAACTGGACTCGAAAAAGCGGTCAATATGACCAAATTATATTTTTCAAACCAGACAGCAATTACCAATTTAAATCAGATTAAAAACTTACCTAATCTGAAAAAAATCGTTGGTGTTACTACTGGATTGAATGACATTAAAGCTCTTAGCGAAATGCCAGCACTCGAAGAAGTAGAATTAGGTGGGGATTATATTACTGATTTCAGCCCCTTACTTGAAAAAGAAAACTTAAAATCATTTTCTTATAACTCGTACGCTTGGTTAGATCCAGCATATCACCAAATCAATAACGAAGAATTCGAAAAATTCGCAAATCTCAAATCGCTTGAAAATTTAGATGTAACTTGGAATAACATTACCGATTTAGCAGCATTAACTGCAAATGATCATATTAAAAATTTAAATCTAAGTTACAATAAGTTCACTAATGTAGCTCCAATTGCTACGATGAAAGAACTTAAAGTCCTTTATTTAAACAATAACAATCTAACTTCCATTGATTCGTTAAATACACTAAGAGGATTATCTATTGCTTACGCTGATAATAATAATATTACTGATTTAAGTAAGTTAAAAGACTTTTTTGAAGGCATGGATATCGTTGGAGATTATAAAGGTTTACAAGTTAACAATCAAACTATCACACTTCCAACTATTAATATTAAAGAAGGTGCGACAGCTATTTCAAACAACCCTACTTTAGATATTGATGGCGAAAAAATGCCTGTTTCTAGCATTTCTGATGGTGGAACAGTATCCACTGATAATAAAACAGTTTCGTTTGCTAACTTACCAGTTGGAAATAAGACTGTCACTTATAAAGCAACATTCACAGCTACTTCGGCTAAAGGAGTACCACTTAGTTACTCCCTTAAAGTATCACAGCCCATTACGGTATCCGAAAAAACCGATTCAACTGTAAATGTATTTTACAAAGATGAAAATGGCAATGAATTAGCTACAAGTGAAACAATTTCTGGTAAATCCGGTGAAAATTACCAAACAATAGAAAAAACAATTACTAACTACAAATTAAAAGAAATCGAAGGCCAAGCTTCCGGACAATTCAGCGATCGCGATGCAACGGTCACTTACGTTTACGAAAAAGTAGATGGTGCTCCTGTTACCGTGAAATATGTCGATGGCGATGGCAACGAATTAGCTACTTCCGATACACTGAACGGCAAAATCGACGCTACTTACCAATCTACAGCCAAAAGCATCACAGGTTGGACAGTTAAAACGACACCTACCAATGCTAATGGTGTATTTACAAATGCTAATCAAACAGTCACTTATGTGTACGAAAAAGCAGACGGCGCGCCTGTTACCGTGAAATACGTCGACGGCGATGGCAACGAACTAACTACTTCCGATACACTGAACGGTAAGATTGATGCACCTTATCAATCTACAGCTAAAAGTATCACAGGTTGGACAGTTAAAACGACTCCTGCCAATGCTAATGGTGTATTTACAAACACGAATCAAACAGTCACGTATGTGTACGAAAAAGCAGACGGCGCTCCTGTTACCGTGAAATACGTCGATGGCGATGGCAATGAACTAGCTACTCCCGACACACTGAACGGCAAAATCGATGCACCTTACCAATCTACAGCTAAAAGTCTTTCTGGTTGGACAATCAAAACGACTCCCACCAACGCAACTGGTGTATTCACAAACTCGAACCAGACAGTCACGTATGTTTACGAAAAAGCAGATGGCGCTCCTGTTACTGTGAAATATGTTGATGCAGATGGCAATGAACTAGCTACTCCAGATACATTGAACGGTAAGCTAGATACATCTTACACGGCAACAGCTAAAAACTTGAGTGGTTGGAAGTTAACAGCCACACCAGCCAATGCTAATGGCGTATTTACAACTGATAATCAAACAGTTACCTTTATATATGCTAAACAAGAAGACGATCCTAAAAAAGAGGATACAACACCAAGCAATACAAAACCAGATAAAAACAAAACAGCTATTAAAATCAACGAAAACAAACCAAAAGCAAGCAAAGTAACTACAATCAAAAAACAAACAACATTACCGAAAACCGGCGATAATCAACAAGATAGTATATTATTCGGATTAATTGGTACATGTTTCGTTCTCTTAGGAATTTACTCTATCTCTAAGAAAAACAGCTAA